In Phreatobacter stygius, a genomic segment contains:
- a CDS encoding URC4/urg3 family protein: MAFAQLDAPRAARALLTTSAVRERAAKMLALGLDGKLTAFTVDLARLPAAADLVVEVIRANYPDLKIPFHARWRHFVAAGRDLGREALANIADPAERGRAAFDLAIASVLLDAGAGMGWRYRDAGTGIEMSKSEGLAVASLRMAEAGAFAGDGQSLRADAARLSALTADDIARGFQVSETNPLVGLEGRARLLCRLGDTVAANPEVFGARDTPRPGGLFDHLSAQAETATLPATKILAAVLAHLGAIWPSRITLGGIALGDTWRHPLIQAGDASDGLIPFHKLSQWLSYSLIEPLQWSGITVTEVDGLTGLPEYRNGGLFVDMGVLALRDPAAADAPNTVDSALVVEWRGLTVALLDRIAPLVRERLGVDAEAFPLARVLEGGTWSAGRRLAREKRADGGPPIRVVSDGTVF; encoded by the coding sequence ATGGCTTTCGCACAACTCGACGCGCCGCGCGCCGCCCGCGCGCTCTTGACCACTTCGGCCGTGCGGGAGCGGGCCGCCAAGATGCTGGCGCTCGGTCTCGACGGCAAGCTGACCGCCTTCACCGTCGACCTGGCCAGGCTGCCGGCCGCCGCCGACCTGGTGGTCGAGGTGATCCGCGCCAACTATCCGGACCTCAAGATTCCCTTCCATGCCCGCTGGCGTCATTTCGTCGCCGCCGGCCGCGATCTCGGCCGCGAGGCGCTGGCAAACATTGCCGACCCGGCCGAACGCGGCCGCGCGGCTTTCGACCTCGCCATCGCTTCGGTCCTGCTCGATGCCGGCGCCGGCATGGGCTGGCGTTACCGCGATGCGGGCACCGGGATCGAGATGTCGAAATCCGAAGGCCTCGCGGTGGCATCGCTCCGGATGGCCGAAGCCGGCGCTTTTGCCGGCGACGGACAGAGCCTCCGGGCCGACGCGGCGCGCCTTTCGGCGCTGACGGCCGACGATATCGCCCGCGGCTTCCAGGTCTCGGAGACCAATCCGCTGGTCGGCTTGGAGGGTCGCGCGCGACTTCTTTGCCGGCTCGGCGATACCGTGGCGGCCAACCCGGAAGTGTTTGGCGCCCGGGATACGCCGCGGCCGGGCGGACTGTTCGATCATCTGAGCGCCCAGGCCGAGACCGCGACCCTGCCGGCGACCAAGATCCTGGCCGCGGTGCTCGCCCATCTCGGCGCGATCTGGCCGAGCCGGATCACGCTCGGCGGCATCGCACTCGGCGACACCTGGCGCCATCCCTTGATTCAGGCCGGCGATGCCAGCGACGGGCTGATCCCGTTCCACAAGCTGTCCCAGTGGCTTTCTTATTCGCTGATCGAGCCGCTGCAATGGAGCGGTATCACGGTGACCGAGGTCGACGGCCTGACCGGTCTGCCTGAATATCGCAATGGCGGGCTGTTCGTCGATATGGGCGTACTGGCCTTGCGCGACCCGGCTGCCGCCGACGCGCCCAACACGGTCGATTCGGCGCTGGTTGTCGAATGGCGCGGCCTGACGGTTGCCTTGCTTGACCGCATCGCGCCGCTGGTGCGTGAGCGGCTGGGCGTCGACGCCGAAGCCTTTCCGCTGGCGCGCGTGCTCGAGGGCGGCACGTGGTCCGCCGGCCGCAGGCTGGCCCGCGAGAAGCGTGCCGATGGCGGCCCGCCGATCCGGGTGGTGAGCGACGGAACCGTTTTCTAG